A single window of Rubripirellula lacrimiformis DNA harbors:
- a CDS encoding Do family serine endopeptidase, producing the protein MKRSRSKLFAALVAAPLTVGSVGLLTAATPSTTTPVKTTVATNAPAKTMHSSSPQVLAPESLDVANALSDAFRNVASHVLPAVVAIENRPDDSWQATANKPRRGQAPGANPFKGTPFEGMPLDQMFPNGVPQQSPRSQGGIGSGVIIDSAGIVLTNNHVVAGGGKVIIKTHDGREFEATEVLTDPQTDIAVVRFQGDSSLVAAKIGDSDSMEVGDWVVALGQPFGLEGTVTTGIVSAKNRGIGITDRENFIQTDAAINPGNSGGPLVNLKGEIIGINTAISSRGGGNNGVGFAVPSNLASWVSGQLVSSGHVNRSYLGVSIQPVNYELASQLGVAPKSGVAINQVFPETPAAKAGFKTGDVIVRFGGQSVTTPQQLQLAVERSKSGTELTVDVIRDGKSIQLSYVGESAPDTFAAKTSSKPVEGVKMKSLGVEIRSLTADVAKQLDMEDQVGVVITSVQDESPAAEAGLEPGMVIAQVNRENVATAEDFEKALAADTDGSVLLLVRSDAGSRFVVVAK; encoded by the coding sequence ATGAAACGATCAAGATCCAAATTATTCGCCGCGTTAGTTGCCGCTCCTTTGACCGTCGGCAGCGTCGGGTTGCTGACCGCAGCGACACCATCGACTACGACGCCTGTCAAGACGACGGTGGCCACCAACGCACCGGCCAAGACGATGCACTCCAGTAGCCCTCAGGTGCTTGCACCGGAATCACTGGATGTAGCAAATGCACTCTCCGATGCATTCCGAAATGTGGCAAGCCATGTGCTTCCAGCGGTCGTTGCAATCGAGAATCGTCCGGATGATTCTTGGCAAGCCACGGCAAACAAGCCCAGACGGGGCCAAGCCCCCGGTGCCAACCCGTTCAAGGGCACCCCTTTTGAAGGCATGCCGTTGGACCAGATGTTTCCAAACGGAGTGCCGCAACAGAGTCCACGTTCGCAGGGTGGGATCGGATCCGGTGTGATCATCGATTCCGCTGGCATCGTGTTGACCAACAACCACGTGGTCGCCGGTGGTGGCAAGGTCATCATCAAAACGCATGATGGCCGTGAATTCGAAGCCACCGAAGTGCTTACCGATCCTCAGACCGACATCGCCGTGGTTCGCTTTCAGGGCGATTCCAGTTTGGTGGCGGCCAAGATCGGCGACAGTGATTCGATGGAAGTCGGCGATTGGGTCGTCGCGCTGGGGCAGCCATTCGGGCTCGAAGGCACGGTGACCACCGGCATCGTCAGTGCAAAGAATCGTGGCATCGGGATCACCGACCGCGAAAACTTTATCCAAACCGATGCCGCGATCAACCCAGGCAACAGCGGCGGGCCTTTGGTGAACCTGAAGGGCGAGATCATCGGTATCAACACTGCGATCTCATCACGCGGCGGTGGCAATAACGGTGTCGGATTTGCTGTCCCTTCGAATCTAGCAAGTTGGGTCAGCGGTCAATTGGTATCGTCCGGTCACGTCAACCGATCGTATTTGGGGGTCAGTATCCAACCGGTCAACTACGAACTGGCATCCCAGTTGGGGGTGGCACCGAAAAGCGGTGTGGCAATCAACCAAGTGTTTCCTGAAACACCTGCGGCCAAAGCTGGGTTCAAAACTGGCGACGTGATTGTCCGCTTTGGCGGTCAAAGCGTCACCACTCCGCAACAATTACAGCTTGCTGTCGAACGGTCCAAATCGGGGACCGAACTGACGGTCGATGTCATCCGAGATGGCAAATCGATCCAGTTGTCCTACGTTGGTGAATCGGCTCCCGATACCTTTGCGGCCAAAACTTCGTCGAAACCCGTCGAGGGCGTGAAGATGAAGTCATTGGGGGTCGAAATCCGATCTCTGACCGCAGACGTTGCCAAGCAACTTGATATGGAAGATCAGGTGGGTGTCGTGATCACCAGCGTCCAGGATGAAAGCCCGGCCGCAGAAGCGGGGCTGGAACCAGGCATGGTGATTGCCCAGGTCAACCGAGAGAACGTGGCCACAGCCGAGGATTTTGAAAAGGCGCTTGCGGCTGATACCGATGGATCGGTGCTGTTGCTGGTACGCAGCGACGCTGGATCGCGTTTTGTCGTGGTTGCGAAGTAA